The Sporomusa termitida genome has a window encoding:
- a CDS encoding alpha/beta hydrolase, whose product MKKMIVLVLLLVVATSFLASYGRKEKSNISYKVSPEMTAVKEQMKEMMKMHGMGKSGSIDYITLRETIDKASEKMPAEPGVTFTKGQLGGVPVELSAPEKLTGDNIILYIHGGGFTTGSALGSRGFASQLASEAGLRVYSLSYRLAPENPYPAAQNDCYTVYTRLLGKYPDKKIAVIGDSAGANLALVTTLKAMDDGITLPTSVTVYSPVVDLTGTIDRNKNSATDIIISADIDSEIKSYLKNNNPYDPYISPLYGNYKGFPPLKIVCDSAEVLTEDSERLAKKAKEAGVNVDLQKFEGTFHAFPITGKGTPESYKVLRDTAKFIKDHFN is encoded by the coding sequence ATGAAAAAAATGATTGTACTGGTATTATTACTGGTAGTTGCAACAAGTTTCCTTGCCAGCTATGGCAGAAAGGAAAAATCAAATATATCGTACAAGGTTAGCCCGGAAATGACTGCCGTAAAAGAGCAAATGAAAGAAATGATGAAAATGCACGGCATGGGTAAATCAGGTAGCATTGATTATATCACGCTTAGAGAAACCATCGATAAGGCTTCGGAAAAAATGCCTGCTGAACCAGGTGTGACCTTTACAAAGGGTCAGTTAGGCGGTGTTCCAGTTGAGCTATCGGCTCCGGAAAAGCTTACCGGAGATAATATTATCCTCTACATTCACGGCGGTGGTTTTACAACCGGAAGTGCTCTTGGTTCACGCGGGTTTGCTTCACAGCTGGCTTCAGAAGCAGGACTTAGAGTATATTCCTTATCGTATCGTCTCGCTCCTGAAAATCCATACCCAGCAGCACAAAATGACTGTTATACAGTATATACACGCCTGCTCGGAAAATATCCTGATAAGAAAATTGCTGTCATAGGCGACAGTGCTGGAGCTAATCTGGCACTGGTAACGACATTAAAAGCAATGGATGACGGTATTACACTTCCAACATCTGTTACAGTATACAGTCCTGTTGTTGATTTGACAGGTACCATTGACAGAAACAAAAACAGTGCAACAGACATCATCATCAGTGCCGATATTGATAGTGAGATCAAATCCTACCTCAAAAACAACAATCCTTATGATCCATATATTTCACCACTCTATGGCAATTATAAGGGATTTCCACCACTGAAAATTGTCTGTGACAGCGCCGAAGTTCTAACTGAGGACTCTGAACGTTTAGCTAAGAAAGCAAAAGAAGCAGGTGTCAACGTTGATCTGCAAAAATTTGAGGGAACTTTTCATGCTTTTCCTATTACAGGAAAAGGAACTCCTGAAAGTTATAAAGTTCTCCGGGATACCGCTAAATTTATCAAAGATCACTTTAACTGA